The Centroberyx gerrardi isolate f3 chromosome 24, fCenGer3.hap1.cur.20231027, whole genome shotgun sequence genome includes a region encoding these proteins:
- the LOC139917083 gene encoding interferon gamma-like — protein sequence MEDWGKRVFVSGVLEVYDKLIGQMLSQLASAGWRRDGGLLRQPEQREPGQRSALLLLNLVQQPEETPVQEPGPGPNQLVQGLESLGNIQTDNAVVQSKALWELLWLYQEGSSLADKRIQRGDGDGDGKPRGQNTSERLRARWCATTTTTTTTTTTTTATTATTTATTITRHF from the exons ATGGAg gaCTGGGGGAAGAGGGTTTTCGTGAGCGGGGTGTTGGAGGTGTACGACAAGCTGATTGGCCAGATGCTGAGCCAGCTCGCCTCGGCGGGCTGGCGGCGAGACGGAGGACTGCTCCGACAGCCAGAGCAGCGAGAgccaggtcaaaggtcagctctGCTACTGCTGAACTTGGTCCAGCAACCTGAGGAAACACCAGTACAagaaccaggaccaggaccGAACCAGCTGGTGCAGGGACTGGAGTCACTGGGAAACATCCAG actgaTAACGCCGTCGTCCAGAGCAAGGCATTGTGGGAGCTGCTGTGGCTGTATCAGGAAGGGAGCTCACTGGCTGACAAGAGGATCCAGAGAGGCGACGGCGACGGAGACGGCAAACCCAGAGGTCAAAACACCTCTGAGCGGCTGAGAGCGCGATGgtgtgcaacaacaacaacaacaacaacaacaacaacaacaacaacagcaacaacagcaacaacaacagcaacaacaataacgAGACATTTCTAA